One window of the Rosa rugosa chromosome 3, drRosRugo1.1, whole genome shotgun sequence genome contains the following:
- the LOC133736892 gene encoding transcription factor VIP1 produces the protein MDSNSHSFTSPTSSNDIEQMPETPHRGGSYHRRAHSDFSSFRLPNFDDLLLFDPSDLDLSSFPSPSPSPVPPPRGTTTTTPANSAVVPMPIDSDDSSASRPRPSAAAAHFRSLSVDSDFFDGLALAGDAGGKEVVGGKRAGGGHHRHSNSMDGSFDSELSLDGLKKSITPDKLAELSLIDPKRAKRILANRQSAARSKERKVRYANELERKVQTLQTEATTLSAQVTLLQRDTTAITAENKELKIRLQSMEQQAQLRDALNEKLKEEVERLKIETSQIPHGSGNPFYRGLPPQYAPPQSALHNQLGGSQSQHQHQHQQLHVLHNQNVNGQPHPSFMDFNQRA, from the exons ATGGATTCCAACAGCCACAGCTTCACCTCACCCACCTCCTCAAACGACATTGAGCAGATGCCGGAGACCCCCCACCGCGGTGGGTCCTACCACCGCCGCGCCCACTCCGACTTCTCCTCCTTCCGCCTCCCCAACTTCGACGACCTCCTCCTCTTCGACCCTTCCGACCTCGacctctcctccttcccctccccctccccctctCCCGTCCCCCCGCCACGtggcaccaccaccaccacccccgcCAACTCCGCCGTCGTCCCCATGCCGATCGACTCCGACGACTCCTCCGCCTCCCGCCCCAGGCCCAGCGCCGCCGCCGCGCATTTCCGCAGCCTCTCCGTCGACTCCGACTTCTTCGACGGCCTCGCGCTCGCCGGAGACGCCGGCGGGAAGGAAGTCGTTGGGGGTAAGAGGGCCGGCGGCGGCCACCACAGGCACAGCAACTCCATGGACGGCTCCTTTGATTCTGAGCTCTCTCTCGATGGGCTCAAGAAGTCCATAACTCCTGATAAGCTGGCTGAGCTCTCTCTGATTGACCCTAAGAGAGCTAAAAG GATCTTAGCTAATAGACAATCTGCTGCGAGGTCCAAGGAGAGGAAGGTGAGATATGCAAATGAGCTGGAGCGGAAGGTGCAGACGCTTCAGACAGAGGCAACCACCCTATCGGCACAGGTCACACTGTTACAG AGAGACACTACTGCAATAACTGCTGAAAATAAGGAGCTCAAAATTCGGCTACAGTCTATGGAGCAACAAGCACAGCTGAGAGATG CcttgaatgaaaaattaaaggaggAAGTGGAGCGGCTTAAGATTGAAACCAGCCAAATCCCCCATGGGAGTGGAAACCCTTTCTACAGAGGGCTCCCCCCTCAATATGCGCCGCCCCAGTCTGCCTTGCATAATCAGCTGGGTGGTAGCCAGAGCCAGCACCAGCACCAGCACCAGCAGCTTCACGTGCTTCATAACCAGAACGTCAACGGGCAGCCTCACCCGAGTTTCATGGACTTCAACCAGAGGGCGTAG